The genomic stretch GCACTGCCTGCGCTACAGCTTCAACCTGTGCCCCAAGGAAGTGAAAGGCATCCGCCCCGACCCGATGACCCTGGTCAACGGCAAGGAGACCCTCACGCTGCGCTTCGACTGCAAGCGCTGCGAGATGCACGTGATGGGCGAACTGAAGCCGCACGTCGCCAAGCTGCAGGCACAGGTCGCACCGCAGAAGATCAGCTTCCATCCCACGCGCCCCGGCGCGGGCGTTACCGCTCAGTAGTGCGGCGGCACTTCGTCTTCCGGACTCAGGCGTCCGGGAGGCTGAACGGCCTGCATCTGCTGCGCAAGTTGCCGCAGATGCTGCTGCATCAGGTCGATCTGCTGTTGCTGGCGGTAGACGGTGCGATTGAGTTCGTCGAGCAGATCCTCGGCAAACATCAGCTTCGATTCGAGGCGTTCGATGCGCTCTTCCATGACGGCGGCGGCAGAGTGGCCGCAAATTGGCTTCGGGGCGCGGATTCTAACCCGCGCCACCGCCAAACGAGCGCAAATGCAGCCCGACTCAATGCGCCACTGCCAGCGCCTCGACCGCAGCAGTGAGTGCGGGCACGACCTCTGCGCCATCGCTTTCCGCCAGCAGGTCACGTGCATGGGCGAGCAGTGCATCGGCCTTGCCGGCCTCGTTCCCCACCTTCAGCTCGCTTGCAAAACACCCGATACTGCCCGCCACCAGGCGCGTGATGCGGCCGTTCTCGCCGGCAATCCGGCTGCTGGCAATGGCATTTGCGATCAGCTCGGAGACAATGCGCGGGTAGTCCTTGTCGGCCACGATCTCACTCCTCGACCGACGCCGCAGCGTAGTTGCGCAGCCGGCGCTCGGCGCTGACACCCAGGATCTTGGCCAGCCAGGGCGGCGGCGAGCCCTTCATCATGTCCTGAAACTCGGCCATCACCTCCATCGCCGGTCCACCCTCGATACGCTTGATCGGGTAGATATTGCCCTTGATCACCTTCGCAGCCGCCGGACCACCGATGGAGACGACGTAGAGCACATGGCAATCGGAGATGAGCTGCACGCGAAAGCCATTCTTGTCGTCGGCAAAGTCGGCTTCGAGCGCGTCGCGGATGTCCACCAGGCGGATCTCGGTCGCCGACACCTGATAGACCAGATAGCGGATACAGGATCCGAAATGCCCGTTGAGCGCCTCGCCACTGTCGGAGGCGAGCGCCACCCGCACCGACCCCGGCATGTCGCCCTCAGCGAACGCCAGCACCGGCGGCAAGGGGTCGCCCTGGGTGTCGCCCCACAGGATGCGCACGGCGAGCTTCATCGCCTCCAGGC from Parazoarcus communis encodes the following:
- a CDS encoding dinitrogenase iron-molybdenum cofactor biosynthesis protein, producing the protein MQESAMPITRDAALRVALAARSMPGITLPKLIDVLQNRIGSEQIDTDNLRTVTVTDLKTAFASVDGEEDGEDIGIGLEAMKLAVRILWGDTQGDPLPPVLAFAEGDMPGSVRVALASDSGEALNGHFGSCIRYLVYQVSATEIRLVDIRDALEADFADDKNGFRVQLISDCHVLYVVSIGGPAAAKVIKGNIYPIKRIEGGPAMEVMAEFQDMMKGSPPPWLAKILGVSAERRLRNYAAASVEE
- a CDS encoding SlyX family protein — protein: MEERIERLESKLMFAEDLLDELNRTVYRQQQQIDLMQQHLRQLAQQMQAVQPPGRLSPEDEVPPHY